A portion of the Coraliomargarita parva genome contains these proteins:
- a CDS encoding MFS transporter — MSFKFTSKVGFAHIPEKDRIPLGQKIAFSFGGKAEWFASGMVTSTFWMPFFHLGLDMSPVVLGLILMIMRAWDAVSDPLVGNLSDNTRTRWGRRRPWMFFAAITTAVIFPFIWNFPESVLNGTSWLVRIANHIPFLSDDLSNQDKARFVYLTVIGLIYFTSFTSWSMPYYGLQLELTPNYDERTRLNMVAAFVGKITSFFTGWAFLVIVFVGTVAKGDPAALEDKPEWVQSIGSFLHPMLTGFAGNHQDDRPIVLGMKIMCWVLALLILFAAIIPAIFVKERYYNKEAKTQKKDPFFKSIKESVTCTPLWSLISASFFLVMGYTAISSLGTYVAIYYVCDGDMIQSGTIAGLKGSLLAVSGIALLPFFTWLGDKYDKRVAVMTMLCTCIFGHLFNFFLMNPEHPYLMIISGFFESSAISAVWLFVPSMKADVADWDEVHTHRRREGSINAFYSWFIKTSLVLSMGISGFVLKISGFDSKLEHQPQAVIDQMFHIYLFLPAIIWAIALLSVWFYPLTRQRCADIRKDLEDRRGYI; from the coding sequence ATGTCTTTCAAGTTCACTTCCAAAGTAGGTTTTGCCCACATCCCGGAAAAAGACCGCATCCCCTTGGGACAAAAGATCGCATTCTCCTTTGGCGGCAAAGCCGAATGGTTTGCCAGCGGCATGGTGACCAGCACTTTCTGGATGCCATTTTTCCACCTAGGCCTGGATATGAGCCCCGTGGTTCTGGGTCTGATCCTGATGATCATGCGCGCCTGGGATGCCGTTTCCGATCCTTTGGTCGGCAATCTTTCGGACAACACGCGTACCCGTTGGGGCCGCCGACGCCCATGGATGTTCTTTGCGGCCATCACCACCGCAGTCATCTTCCCCTTTATCTGGAATTTCCCTGAAAGCGTCCTGAACGGAACTTCATGGCTGGTCCGAATCGCGAATCACATCCCTTTCCTCAGCGACGACTTAAGTAATCAAGACAAGGCGAGATTCGTCTACCTCACCGTCATCGGACTGATTTATTTCACCAGCTTCACCAGCTGGTCCATGCCGTATTATGGCTTACAACTGGAGCTGACACCCAATTACGACGAGCGTACCCGCCTGAATATGGTCGCAGCGTTCGTCGGGAAAATCACATCCTTCTTCACGGGCTGGGCCTTCCTCGTCATCGTATTTGTCGGCACTGTGGCAAAGGGCGATCCCGCCGCCTTGGAGGACAAGCCAGAATGGGTCCAATCGATCGGAAGCTTTCTCCACCCCATGCTCACTGGCTTTGCCGGAAACCATCAGGACGACAGACCGATCGTGCTGGGGATGAAAATCATGTGCTGGGTGCTGGCACTGTTGATTCTGTTTGCGGCCATCATTCCGGCCATCTTTGTCAAAGAGCGCTACTACAACAAGGAAGCCAAGACCCAGAAAAAGGACCCCTTCTTCAAAAGTATCAAGGAATCGGTCACCTGTACGCCCCTGTGGTCGCTCATCAGCGCTTCTTTCTTTCTGGTCATGGGCTACACCGCAATCAGCAGTCTGGGCACTTATGTGGCGATTTACTATGTCTGTGACGGGGACATGATCCAGTCCGGCACCATTGCCGGACTGAAAGGCTCGCTCCTGGCCGTATCCGGAATCGCCCTACTCCCGTTTTTCACTTGGCTGGGGGATAAATACGACAAGCGCGTCGCAGTCATGACGATGCTGTGCACCTGTATTTTCGGACACTTGTTCAACTTCTTCCTGATGAATCCCGAACATCCCTATCTGATGATCATTTCGGGCTTCTTTGAATCCTCTGCAATCAGCGCCGTCTGGCTCTTTGTCCCTTCAATGAAAGCCGATGTGGCCGACTGGGACGAAGTACACACTCACCGTCGACGCGAAGGCTCCATCAACGCCTTTTATTCCTGGTTTATTAAGACCTCACTCGTCCTGTCCATGGGGATCAGCGGCTTCGTATTGAAGATTTCAGGATTTGATTCCAAATTGGAACATCAGCCACAAGCGGTCATTGATCAAATGTTCCACATCTACCTCTTCCTTCCGGCCATCATCTGGGCAATCGCCCTCTTGTCCGTATGGTTCTATCCGTTGACCCGTCAACGCTGTGCCGACATCCGGAAGGATCTGGAAGACCGCCGCGGTTATATTTGA
- a CDS encoding PEP-CTERM sorting domain-containing protein, translating to MNLKRYKLTSLLAAPLFLGGALHGQLYWDTNGSTAGAGTIADGTWDAAATANWTTDSAGAAATVDYTTGAITDVVFSAGADMTSAVVVISGTQALSSITIEEGDVAFSGSAFSNASSGNILFTVGDSASATFSQDLGAVNGDFNVLGSGNLSINAIRGGSYMTKSGDGTLTVNRLDGYLIVDAGKVIYTGSVGAKLKNTTVNADGTLELTGSAFDGVNRNLTLNGSFIMAAGLSQGVNYLNGAGSISGGAGASLTVQNGTFSGTITDISLIANSGAHTLADGSSMEFTIGADTVSNSISGSGTINLNGLFTFDLSGADLTEGNSWLVVDVDTLTETFGATFSIADFTESSGVWTYDFNSQLVFSEATGYLTVVPEPSTFALLAGCLGLTFVMLRRRR from the coding sequence ATGAATCTGAAACGATACAAGTTAACCTCGCTTCTTGCTGCGCCTTTATTTCTTGGTGGCGCTTTGCACGGTCAATTATACTGGGACACCAACGGAAGCACTGCAGGTGCCGGCACCATTGCGGATGGAACTTGGGATGCTGCTGCTACGGCAAACTGGACGACTGACTCCGCCGGTGCGGCTGCGACCGTTGATTACACCACAGGAGCTATCACAGATGTCGTATTTTCCGCAGGGGCCGATATGACCAGTGCCGTGGTTGTTATTTCTGGAACACAGGCATTAAGCAGTATAACAATCGAGGAGGGGGATGTCGCCTTTAGTGGCAGTGCTTTCTCCAATGCCAGCTCTGGCAATATTCTCTTTACAGTAGGCGATAGTGCCAGTGCCACATTTTCGCAGGACCTTGGCGCAGTTAACGGGGACTTTAATGTGCTAGGGAGCGGTAATCTATCAATCAATGCCATTCGTGGCGGAAGTTACATGACTAAGAGTGGGGATGGAACACTGACGGTGAATCGTCTCGATGGTTACTTGATCGTGGACGCAGGTAAAGTGATCTACACCGGTTCTGTGGGAGCCAAACTCAAGAATACAACAGTTAATGCCGACGGCACACTTGAGCTTACTGGTTCAGCATTCGATGGCGTGAACCGCAATCTTACATTGAATGGCAGCTTCATCATGGCTGCCGGCTTGAGCCAAGGGGTTAATTACCTGAATGGTGCTGGTTCCATTAGTGGTGGGGCTGGTGCTAGCTTAACTGTCCAGAACGGTACCTTTTCGGGCACAATTACGGATATTTCCCTTATTGCTAATAGCGGCGCACACACCTTGGCCGACGGTTCTTCAATGGAATTCACAATCGGAGCCGACACTGTTTCGAATTCGATTTCCGGTTCCGGCACGATTAACCTCAATGGTCTTTTCACATTCGATCTAAGCGGTGCGGATTTAACCGAGGGCAACAGTTGGTTGGTTGTTGATGTGGATACTTTGACTGAGACATTCGGTGCCACCTTCAGCATTGCCGACTTTACTGAGTCAAGCGGTGTTTGGACCTACGATTTCAACAGTCAGTTGGTCTTTTCTGAAGCGACTGGATATTTGACCGTGGTTCCCGAGCCTTCGACCTTTGCACTCCTGGCAGGTTGCCTCGGGCTGACTTTCGTGATGTTGCGTCGTCGCCGCTAA
- a CDS encoding PEP-CTERM sorting domain-containing protein — translation MSIVPEPSAFALLAGCFGLAFVMLRRR, via the coding sequence CTGAGCATTGTTCCCGAGCCTTCGGCTTTCGCATTACTGGCCGGTTGCTTTGGGCTGGCTTTTGTCATGCTGCGCCGCCGGTAG
- a CDS encoding LacI family DNA-binding transcriptional regulator, with the protein MKDVATAAGVSSSTVCRALNSNPQIPEATRKRIQKVAEELGYRPDPLLSAFASRRRGRKLGSSVTTIAYITNFATRDEWRENPFYKRCYEGIRERVESLGYKLEHFWLGETGMNAQRLSRILYNRGILGICVAPMAHVREPIAIEWERFSCVTIGYSVMTPILHRSTPHHYHGMQLAIRQLYDLGYDRIGLCLFSDTSRRVDELWLSAAFLAQNGRLVLKGVEARDFAIKTYLFDDNTLADVPDWCRREKLDVVISDNRIVAQTMRNAGISVPGEVDIATLNWNEANGGVAGINQRPDKIGAAAMDMLIGQMQRGERGIPDVPLTTMVEGVWVDGKSLSLVDRT; encoded by the coding sequence ATGAAAGATGTCGCGACGGCGGCGGGAGTTTCGTCGTCGACCGTCTGTCGTGCCTTGAACTCGAATCCGCAGATTCCTGAAGCGACCCGAAAACGCATCCAGAAGGTGGCTGAGGAGCTGGGCTACCGTCCGGACCCCTTGCTCTCCGCGTTCGCCTCGCGCCGCCGTGGACGCAAGCTGGGGTCGAGCGTCACGACGATCGCCTACATCACGAACTTTGCAACGCGAGATGAATGGCGGGAGAACCCATTTTACAAGCGCTGCTATGAGGGCATCCGGGAACGGGTGGAAAGCCTCGGCTACAAGCTCGAGCACTTCTGGTTGGGAGAGACGGGTATGAACGCCCAGCGCTTGAGCCGCATCCTCTACAACCGGGGCATCCTCGGGATTTGCGTGGCACCGATGGCTCATGTGCGTGAGCCGATTGCGATTGAATGGGAGCGCTTTAGTTGCGTGACCATCGGCTATTCGGTCATGACCCCAATTCTGCACCGCAGCACGCCGCACCATTACCACGGCATGCAGCTCGCGATACGCCAACTGTATGATCTGGGCTACGACCGGATCGGGCTCTGCCTCTTTTCCGATACCAGCCGGCGTGTGGATGAACTCTGGCTTTCCGCTGCCTTTCTCGCACAAAACGGTCGTCTCGTACTCAAAGGCGTTGAAGCGCGCGATTTCGCGATCAAGACCTATCTCTTTGATGACAACACGCTCGCGGATGTGCCGGACTGGTGCCGGCGTGAAAAACTGGATGTCGTGATCAGTGACAACCGGATTGTCGCGCAGACGATGCGCAATGCCGGCATCTCAGTCCCGGGCGAGGTCGACATCGCTACCTTGAACTGGAATGAAGCCAACGGCGGGGTGGCCGGGATCAACCAGCGTCCCGACAAGATCGGCGCCGCGGCCATGGACATGTTGATCGGCCAGATGCAACGCGGGGAACGCGGCATTCCCGACGTGCCCCTGACCACCATGGTCGAGGGCGTCTGGGTGGATGGTAAGAGTCTCAGTCTGGTCGACCGAACTTGA
- a CDS encoding SGNH/GDSL hydrolase family protein, with the protein MQRLNYLKSCLKLALLAGFALQLQAVEPLRYVATGARIGVYRQGTNETRTAFWHRTPHQLGGPVDEIQIGFMNWFLNYNDETAITNEVTIEYAWLERASDGQVVPVTFNGSRQLVMPADDTEPYWLADAIDSSVWTGGTPQRDEVFWLNIKGSIPASGFVSQGNPTGYSGSKFILYDPANDPGTYDTTGSVPSITDQYARTRGLPTMFLGRYTEPGYLSVIGIGDSILDGSGDASSSYSTISGFGFFCRAAVDESGANTFATFNLTRHGAASTAPTRAANPRQRHFLKYANVAVEEYGTNDLGSSGTGTVSTIQGRLDELWALCRAEGIQKIIRTQLMPRTTSVTYNWISLEDQTPNTGWGDVDAGDSGKRDELNAGFQTSLANGDIDLVLENLAVVADPTDDHYWLSNGTNDYMTSDGTHLRGTSYAMVAVVLRDALLATTVDENAPRYSTWADAIDWGGEDSSEEADPNKDGISNAMAYALDLSPLETVPASDRPYAAYDSETADGPWLNFIFRENVNAEDVIFDYLSTLDLTGGWDSLVVDDVNVIEETLDPDPDGDGTAILKKVRVKIAGSDAQQFLKLQLTL; encoded by the coding sequence ATGCAACGATTGAATTACCTCAAGTCCTGTCTAAAACTGGCCCTTCTGGCCGGATTTGCCCTACAGCTACAGGCGGTCGAACCGCTTCGCTACGTCGCCACCGGCGCACGGATCGGCGTCTACCGGCAGGGCACGAATGAGACCAGAACGGCCTTCTGGCACCGCACACCACACCAGCTCGGAGGACCGGTCGACGAAATCCAGATCGGCTTCATGAACTGGTTTCTGAACTACAACGATGAAACGGCCATCACGAACGAGGTCACCATCGAATATGCCTGGCTGGAACGCGCATCGGACGGACAAGTCGTGCCGGTTACATTCAACGGCTCCCGCCAACTCGTCATGCCTGCCGACGACACCGAGCCTTACTGGCTGGCAGATGCCATCGACTCGAGTGTGTGGACGGGCGGCACCCCCCAGCGTGACGAAGTCTTCTGGCTCAACATCAAAGGCAGTATTCCCGCAAGTGGTTTTGTCTCGCAAGGCAATCCGACCGGCTACAGCGGTTCGAAATTCATCCTCTATGATCCCGCCAATGATCCGGGCACCTATGACACCACCGGATCCGTCCCGTCAATCACAGATCAATATGCCCGCACACGCGGTTTGCCCACTATGTTCCTTGGACGCTATACGGAACCCGGCTACTTGTCGGTCATCGGTATCGGTGACAGTATCCTTGATGGCTCCGGCGATGCCAGTAGCTCCTACAGCACCATCTCCGGCTTCGGCTTTTTCTGCCGTGCCGCGGTTGACGAGTCCGGAGCAAATACTTTCGCCACCTTCAACCTCACCCGCCACGGAGCCGCGTCCACAGCCCCAACCAGAGCCGCCAATCCACGTCAACGGCATTTCCTCAAGTACGCCAATGTTGCGGTCGAAGAATACGGCACCAACGACCTTGGCAGCAGCGGCACCGGAACGGTCAGCACAATCCAAGGCCGCTTGGATGAACTTTGGGCACTGTGCCGCGCTGAAGGCATTCAGAAAATCATCCGCACCCAGCTGATGCCCCGCACAACCTCTGTGACCTACAACTGGATCAGCTTGGAAGACCAAACACCCAACACAGGATGGGGCGATGTGGACGCCGGGGACAGCGGCAAGCGCGACGAGCTCAATGCCGGTTTCCAAACTTCGCTGGCCAATGGCGACATCGATCTTGTGCTTGAGAACCTGGCCGTCGTAGCCGATCCCACCGACGACCACTACTGGCTGAGTAACGGCACCAATGACTACATGACCAGCGACGGCACACACCTCAGGGGAACGTCCTACGCGATGGTCGCCGTAGTTCTGCGCGACGCTTTGCTCGCAACCACCGTGGATGAAAATGCACCCCGCTACAGCACCTGGGCCGATGCCATCGACTGGGGCGGTGAAGATTCATCTGAGGAGGCAGACCCCAACAAAGATGGTATCAGCAACGCGATGGCCTACGCCCTCGATCTCTCTCCATTGGAAACAGTGCCTGCCTCTGACAGACCTTACGCAGCTTATGATAGTGAAACAGCTGACGGCCCATGGTTGAATTTTATCTTTCGAGAAAACGTAAATGCTGAGGATGTCATCTTCGACTACCTTTCCACACTCGATCTCACCGGCGGCTGGGACAGTTTGGTGGTGGATGATGTCAATGTGATCGAAGAAACCCTCGACCCGGATCCCGACGGTGATGGAACTGCCATTTTGAAGAAAGTCCGGGTTAAAATCGCCGGTAGCGACGCACAGCAGTTCCTCAAACTGCAGCTGACGCTCTAA
- a CDS encoding glycoside hydrolase family 5 protein translates to MKIDCSSISSRSLLQCGLILLSPVLGNAAITLQNWSSSPWNLTGGATSFSATQTDPVYEGGTDAVFSFANPLDGVDITDPANPDSSSATASFFGVEGTGFGVGETTVGRFDRNESFSFQADHAFQLNGISWAEYQGDESIQISWTSGGLQMSELFDLATGAFYTTTAFSEITVDANTPVTITNVSDSSAGVNGRLRIKQVIVELIDGIVLPEVGETHRLQSWTTSPWNLVGGDTAFSASVTDTIHGDVLVSFSDPLSGIDISDPDLPDFTSASSSIFGVEGTGFGVGESWAGRFTRGESFTIQAEQAFELQAIRWAEYSGDETLYLTWTSDGVPLSTTIAVPSGAFYTELPFVGIYPDANTPLEIVNVSGSSAYLDGRLRVNYIDIAFQTALPEPEGLSAGAIQLLNTWDLWPWNATGGDYTMSGTLIAPENGGTDITYTFTAQSGVDITVPTAPDFTGATSDYFGYEATGFGVGEAYVGRFDRGESITLIADHDTQLDAISWRELDGDEQLHISWTSEGVAQSAVFDITTSTFEFTDMIVDANTSLVMTNVSPSTSSLNGRLRIQQIQTRGIYSTAPYYDHSGADGFNQMFGVNLAGAEFGGYAFWQTDPAEWNYYNTKGLNLIRIPFTWERIQSSLYGAVDFTNLDAVVAMASARGMKVVLDMHNYARYNGDLIGSTNVPNAAFEDVWRQIADHYKNESAIYGYGIMNEPHDTGGLWPAAAQSGTDGIREVDTSNWIIVGGDNWSSASAWRTSNADLDVYDPSGKVMYEAHVYFDSSWPSGDGVYGSYDSENPSPLRGLARVHPFILWCQEKGVRGFIGEYGTPKDDIRWNNVLDPFMSHIQAYGMSGTYWAGGKNWSDYALDCSPTNSYTVDSFQMEVLENYTE, encoded by the coding sequence ATGAAGATCGACTGCTCCTCAATAAGCAGCCGGAGTCTGCTTCAATGTGGACTCATCTTGCTCAGCCCCGTGCTGGGCAATGCAGCCATCACCCTCCAAAACTGGTCTTCCAGCCCTTGGAACCTCACCGGAGGCGCAACCTCCTTCTCGGCCACTCAAACCGACCCGGTCTATGAAGGTGGCACGGACGCCGTCTTCAGTTTTGCAAACCCACTCGACGGAGTCGACATCACCGACCCGGCGAACCCCGACAGCAGCTCCGCGACCGCCAGTTTCTTCGGCGTCGAGGGCACCGGCTTCGGTGTGGGCGAAACCACCGTCGGACGCTTCGACCGAAACGAAAGCTTTTCGTTTCAAGCGGATCACGCATTCCAACTGAACGGTATCAGCTGGGCCGAGTATCAGGGTGACGAAAGCATCCAAATCAGTTGGACCAGCGGCGGTCTGCAGATGAGCGAATTATTCGATCTGGCAACCGGCGCCTTCTACACGACCACCGCATTCAGTGAAATCACGGTCGATGCAAATACACCCGTGACGATCACAAACGTCAGCGATAGTAGTGCCGGCGTGAATGGTCGTCTCCGCATAAAACAGGTCATTGTCGAATTGATCGACGGCATTGTGCTCCCCGAAGTCGGCGAAACCCACCGTCTCCAGTCCTGGACGACCAGCCCCTGGAATCTGGTCGGCGGCGACACTGCATTCAGTGCCAGCGTCACCGACACAATTCACGGTGACGTGCTGGTCAGCTTCTCCGACCCGCTCTCCGGGATCGACATCAGCGATCCGGACCTGCCCGACTTCACAAGCGCAAGCAGCTCCATCTTCGGCGTCGAAGGCACCGGCTTCGGTGTGGGCGAGTCCTGGGCTGGGCGCTTCACCCGTGGTGAGAGTTTCACCATCCAAGCCGAACAAGCCTTCGAGCTTCAGGCAATCCGCTGGGCCGAATACAGCGGCGATGAAACCCTGTATCTGACTTGGACGAGTGATGGCGTGCCGCTCAGCACAACCATTGCCGTACCGTCCGGTGCCTTCTACACCGAACTGCCCTTCGTCGGCATCTATCCGGATGCCAATACACCCCTGGAAATCGTCAATGTCAGCGGCAGCAGCGCCTATCTGGATGGACGTCTGCGGGTCAACTATATCGACATCGCCTTCCAAACGGCGCTGCCGGAACCGGAAGGGCTCTCGGCAGGTGCCATACAACTACTCAACACCTGGGACCTGTGGCCCTGGAATGCGACCGGCGGAGACTACACGATGTCGGGCACCCTCATCGCCCCCGAGAATGGTGGGACCGATATCACCTACACCTTCACTGCTCAGTCCGGAGTCGATATCACCGTCCCGACCGCACCTGACTTTACCGGGGCGACGAGTGACTATTTCGGCTACGAGGCCACCGGCTTCGGTGTCGGCGAAGCCTACGTCGGCCGTTTTGACCGCGGCGAAAGTATCACCCTCATCGCGGACCACGACACCCAGCTCGATGCAATCAGTTGGCGTGAACTGGATGGCGATGAGCAGCTCCACATCAGCTGGACAAGTGAAGGCGTCGCACAATCCGCTGTCTTTGACATAACAACATCGACCTTTGAATTCACGGACATGATCGTCGACGCCAATACGTCCTTGGTGATGACAAACGTGAGCCCGAGCACTTCATCACTGAACGGTCGCTTACGTATACAGCAGATCCAAACACGGGGCATCTACAGCACGGCCCCCTACTACGATCACTCCGGAGCGGATGGCTTCAACCAAATGTTTGGCGTCAATCTGGCCGGCGCTGAGTTCGGCGGCTATGCCTTCTGGCAAACCGATCCGGCCGAGTGGAACTACTACAATACCAAGGGCCTCAACCTGATCCGCATTCCGTTCACATGGGAGCGTATCCAGTCTTCGCTCTACGGCGCGGTCGACTTCACCAACCTGGATGCGGTCGTCGCCATGGCCAGCGCCCGCGGCATGAAGGTGGTGCTCGATATGCACAACTACGCCCGCTACAACGGAGACCTGATCGGTAGCACAAACGTGCCGAATGCGGCCTTTGAGGATGTCTGGCGACAAATAGCCGACCATTACAAGAATGAGTCCGCCATCTACGGCTACGGCATTATGAACGAGCCGCACGACACCGGTGGCCTCTGGCCCGCAGCCGCACAATCAGGTACCGACGGTATTCGCGAAGTCGATACAAGCAATTGGATCATCGTCGGCGGGGACAACTGGAGCAGTGCCAGTGCCTGGCGCACCAGCAATGCCGACCTGGACGTATATGATCCTTCCGGCAAGGTTATGTATGAAGCACACGTTTACTTCGACAGCAGCTGGCCGAGCGGCGACGGCGTATACGGCTCCTATGACAGCGAGAACCCAAGCCCGTTGCGGGGTCTGGCACGCGTGCATCCGTTCATCCTGTGGTGTCAGGAAAAGGGTGTCCGTGGGTTCATCGGTGAATACGGCACGCCGAAGGATGACATCCGCTGGAACAACGTTCTCGATCCCTTCATGTCCCACATCCAAGCCTACGGCATGAGCGGCACCTATTGGGCCGGTGGGAAGAACTGGTCGGACTATGCTTTGGATTGTTCACCAACCAACAGCTATACGGTCGACTCCTTCCAAATGGAAGTGCTCGAGAATTACACCGAATAA
- a CDS encoding alpha/beta hydrolase, protein MNKSTMQRIRPLLLLMLPALVHASNVSFQKDVAYLGPDRAEKMDVYTPKGESDGPRPAVLWIHGGGWVGGNKLSKREKVICKALAEEGYVAFSIDYRLGSYKSKTLPGGGVDVPWPQNIYDCKSALRYIRKESARFGVDPDRIAVAGGSAGGHLALLVGVSGDVDALNHGGLYLEQSNQVACIVDFYGIVEVTGGRQKLFAGDTDAETAENLRLANILTHVDRETPPVFIAHGTRDGTVKLSQSKKLADALTQANVPHTFIEVEGAPHSFDLQPEQMDLRPALFEFLAKHLK, encoded by the coding sequence ATGAATAAATCTACAATGCAAAGAATCCGCCCCCTGCTACTGCTTATGTTGCCCGCTCTTGTGCACGCATCAAATGTGAGCTTTCAAAAAGATGTCGCCTATCTGGGCCCGGACCGCGCGGAGAAGATGGATGTCTACACGCCGAAAGGTGAATCGGATGGGCCGCGTCCTGCGGTGCTTTGGATTCATGGCGGCGGCTGGGTCGGCGGCAATAAGTTGAGCAAGCGCGAGAAGGTGATTTGTAAGGCATTGGCCGAGGAAGGCTATGTGGCCTTTTCGATCGATTACCGGCTCGGCAGCTACAAGTCGAAGACACTGCCCGGTGGCGGCGTGGACGTCCCCTGGCCGCAAAATATTTACGACTGCAAGTCGGCGCTCCGGTATATCCGGAAGGAGTCGGCACGCTTTGGCGTCGATCCGGACCGAATCGCGGTGGCGGGTGGTTCCGCCGGGGGCCATCTGGCTCTGCTCGTGGGCGTCAGCGGAGACGTGGACGCGTTGAATCACGGGGGACTTTACTTGGAGCAGAGCAACCAGGTTGCCTGCATTGTTGATTTTTACGGTATCGTTGAGGTGACCGGAGGGAGACAGAAACTCTTTGCCGGTGACACCGATGCCGAGACGGCGGAGAACCTGCGCCTCGCCAACATCCTCACACATGTCGATAGGGAGACCCCGCCGGTGTTTATCGCGCACGGCACCCGGGACGGCACGGTCAAGTTAAGTCAGTCGAAAAAGTTGGCTGACGCACTCACGCAAGCCAATGTCCCGCATACTTTCATCGAAGTGGAGGGCGCGCCGCATTCCTTCGATTTACAGCCCGAACAAATGGATCTACGTCCGGCATTGTTCGAGTTCCTGGCAAAGCACCTGAAATAG